The Desulfonatronum sp. SC1 DNA window GGACAGCTATACGCCCCGGCTGCACAGCCTCGGGGTCAAGGCGACCATCGGCAAGGGCAAACGCGGTCAGGACGTCAAAGACGCCCTGGTCCGTCACAACGCGGTCTACTTCGGGGCCACCGGCGGAGCCGGGGCCCTGCTCTCCCAACGTATTGAATCCTCCAAGATAATCGCCTTCGAAGACCTCGGCCCGGAAGCCGTCCGCGAACTGGTGGTTCGGGACTTTCCATTGCTGGTGGTCAACGACGCCTTTGGCGGCGAACTCTACGCCAAGCCGAACCTGCCCGACTAACCTTTCATCATTCGGAGGGTCGCCCATGGACGTCAAAAAAGAGGTCCACGCCGGACTCTCATTCCAGCCATGCGCACCCTGGTCATGAATCTGACCCGCTTCGGCGACCTGTTGCAGACGCAGCCGGTCATTGCCGGGTTGCGGGACCAAGGGCGTTCCGCGGCCCTGATCTGTCTGGACAACTTTGCCGGGGCGACTCAGTTTTTGCCGGATGCGGAAGAGGTCTTCGCCCTGCCCGGGGCCGGCCTACTGGCGGACCTGGACCGCAGCTGGCCCACGGCCCTGGAGCGCCTCGCCGCCTGGAAACGGACGGTTGTCGGAGATCATTCCGCGTCGCCGCTGCTGAACCTGACTCCTGTCCAAAGCGCTCGCCTGCTGGCCCGAGTCCTGACCACAGCTCCAGTCTCCGGCTTCGGCCTGGATGACCAAGGCTTCGGATACTACGGCAACGCCTGGGCCGCTTTTTTGCAAACTTCCACCATGAACCGGGGATGCAGCCCATTCAACCTGGTGGACCTGATGCTGCGCGGGGCGGATTTGCCAATATCAGGCCGCGACCTGGAGTTGGCCCGCCCTGACCAGGATGTCCTGGATCACCTCCAAGCCATGCTGGAGGGGGCCGCTTCGACCACCGCCGCTTCCTCCCGCCGGGGCTACGTGGCCCTGCAACTCGGGGCCAGCGAGCCGCGCAGGCAGTGGCCGGAGGAATATTTTGCCCAGCTCGGCGGTTTGCTCTGGGAGCGGTTTGGACTCTGCCCGGTGCTCCTGGGCACGGCAGCGGAGCGTCGTCTTGTGGACGGTTACGCGGCCAAGACGTCCGCCCCGTTCATCGACCTAACCGGCCGAACCAGCCTGCCCGAACTGGCCGCGGCCCTGTGTCACGCCGATCTGCTGGTGACCAACGACACCGGCACCATGCATTTGGCCGCTGGTCTTGGCCGCCCCGTGGCCGCCATTTTCCTGGCCACGGCCCAACCTTGGGACACCGGGCCGTACCAAGAAAACAGCCTTTGCCTGGAACCGAACCTGGACTGCCACCCCTGCGCCTTCGGTACAACCTGTGACCGCCAGGAAGAATGCCGCCACGCCATCACTCCGGAACAAGCCTTTGAGCTCATCCGCGCCCATCTCCTGCCCCAATCAGATGAGGACCAACCAGCCACGGCTCATCCGAAATCCGTCCGAGCCTGGAAAACCTGTCGGGACGCACACGTTTTTTTGGATTTAACGGCACTCACCGGCCAGGAAACAGACCCGCGCACCCAATGGATCCGCATCCAGCGACACTATTATCGTCAATTTCTTGACCAACAGTCCGACATTCGCCCCCCCGACCACCTTGTTTCCCTGCCCTCCGAAGCCCGGGCCCAAATTCTGGCCTCCCTGGAACAGGCCGTGGCCATGTTGCGTATTCTGGAAAGCCAGGCCCAGGTGCTGGCCACGGCCCCCCTGCCCAAGATCAAGCAAAAATTCATGGCCTATTGGGAACGCCTTCAAGCCCACTGGCAAGCAGACCCGTTCTTTGCGGTCCTGGGCCGATTATGGCTGACGGAGTCACAGGATCAAGGCCGGGACATCGCCCAGATCCTCCGGCTCACACGCCGCTACCTGACCCTGACTTTGGCCTGGAAGGATGCCTTCGACCGTCAATAACTCTCGGCACGAATCTTGAATTGGAGTGAGAAATCCCTACCCACCTTCAAGGAGGTTCCTGCGATGATTATTATCGACGGTCAAAAATCTGATTTCAACATCACAAATTTTACCAATCTGGATGAACTGCTCATCGGTCTGATGAGCATGAAGCACCTGGACAATCGGATCGTAACCGACGTGCTCGTCAACGACGAGGCGTTCTCGGAGATCTATCCCCATCAGGCCGAAGACGTGGATTGCCGAGACATTCAGAAGGTTGAGATCAAGACCATGGGCGTCCCGGAGATGGGCGTGAACATCGCCCGCGAACTTTACAAGGTCATTCGCCTGATGAGCGATGGCTCCAAGCAAGTCGCCGACCTCTTTCGCCGGGCCGACGACGCCGAAGCCCTGGAAATGTACCAGGACCTTCTGGACGTAACCCGCGATTTCCTGGGAATGATCGGCGCGTTGCGCGACGAGTTCGCCCTTTCGGCCAACCCGCAGTTCGAGGACGCGATCAACGAGCTTTCCGAGCTGTTCACTGAAATGCTGGAAGTCCAGGAAAACGAAGACTGGATTCTTCTCTCCGACCTGCTGGAATACGAATTTCATCCGCTGGTGGAACGCTGGAAAAGCATCGTGGCCCAACTCCGGGAAGACGTCCGCAAGTCCATTCGAGAGGGTTAAAATGCATACTTCTGAAGTTGAATCCTATCTGGACGAGGCTCTGGACCTCGGACGAATCGAGCTACACATGCTCACCGAGGGCAATATCGAACAGGCCGAGGCCCTGGCCAATGACCGGGGCCGACTCCTGGACATGGCCTGGAACGGTCGTGGACGGATATCCCAGGATACCTTCCTGAACAAGATGGAAAAGTTGCAGGCCGTGCATAACCAAGTCAGCGCCGAGGCTAGGCGACTGCACAAGCTGCTCAAGGACGACCTGCTCCGCACCCGCCGCCAAAGCCAGGGATATTCCGGATATCGCAACAGCATGCCCACCGCGGCGTCGGAGGCCAAGTTCGTTCAGATGAAGGGGTAATTGGAAGCAGCCCCGGACTTACGAAAAGTTTCGAGGGCAAAGAAGTCTGGATTCCCGCATGCGCGGGAGAAACGCCTTCAGTGGCCCCCTTGCCGATCGGGCGAGAATCCAGAACCTCCAAAAACCGAAAGAACTTTTCGATCTCACGGGCACGGTATTCTTCCGTTCACAGTGCAAAGGCTCTGCAAAAACTCATTTTTCAGCGTACGCCTGAACCGTGTTGCGCAGCAGTTGGGCGATGGTCATCGGGCCGATCCCGCCGGGAACCGGGGTGATCGCGGCGACTTGGTCGCGCAACGCGTCGAAATCCGCGTCACCGACCAGCCCTTGATCCGTGCGGTTGATCCCCACGTCCACCACCACGGCTCCGGGGGCGACCATGTCCGCGGTGGCGAATCGGGGCCGACCCACGGCCAGAAACAAAAAATCCGCCCTGCGCATTTCACCCGCCAGATCAGGCGTCCGGGAGTGACACAAGGTCACTGTGGCGTTGCCCTGGGCATGAGGCTGAGCCAGCAGCAAGGCCAGCGGCTTGCCCACGATGTTGCTGCGGCCCACGACCACGGCTTTTTTCCCGGCTACGCTAAGGTCATACCGGGCCAGCAGCTCCAGAACCCCGGCGGGCGTGCAGGGTCGCAGTCCCGGAAGACCCAGGGTCAGTCGGCCCATATTCTCTGGGTGAAACCCGTCCACGTCCTTCTTCGGGTCGATCAGCTCCAGACAGCGTTGGGCTTCCAGCCTTCGCGGCAACGGCAGTTGAAGCAGGATGCCGTGGATGGTCCGGTCTGCGTTCAGATCACGAATCAGCCCTTCCAGGTGATCCTGGGTCACGTCCCCGGGCAGGCGCAGACTTCGGGAAACAATCCCCACCTCGGCGCAGGCCCGTTCCTTATTGCGCACATAGACCTGGGAGGCCGGGTCGTCGCCCACCAGGATCACGGCCAAACCCGGAGATAAACCGCGGGAAGCGGCCAGATCGGCCACTTCCCGCCGCAATTCCTCACGCATGGCCGCAGCCGTGCGCTTGCCGTCCAGAATCACTGCGCTCACGCGTCGCCCTCTTCCGATTCAACGTCCAGCCACTGGGCGATCATGCTCGGGCCGAAGTACGCGCCCTGTTCTTCCAGCACCTCTTCGATGCGCAGCAACTGGTTGTACTTGGCCAGCCTGTCAGAGCGGCACAGGGAGCCTGTCTTGATCTGACCGGAATTCAAGCCCACGGCCAAATCGGCGATAAAGGCGTCCTCGGTTTCCCCGGAGCGGTGGGAAATGACCGTGCCGTAGGAAGCCGACTTGGCCAGTTCAATGGTGTCCAGGGTCTCGGTGACCGTGCCGATCTGGTTCAGCTTGATCAGGATGGCGTTGGCGATGCCTTCCTGAATGCCCTCGGCCAGGATATCCGGATTGGTCACGAAGATGTCGTCGCCCACGATTTGGATTCGATCCTCAAAGGCCAGGGTCATCTTCCGCCAGCCGTCCCAGTCGCCCTCTGCATGGCCGTCTTCGATGGAGATCAAAGGAAATTCCTGAGTAAACTGACTGTAGTAGTCGATCAATTCTTCCGAGGACAATCGCAGATTCTCCCCGCTGAGCACGTACTTGCCGTCCTTGTAGAACTCCGAGGCCGCGGAGTCGATGGCCAGGGCGATCTCCACGCCCGGCTGGTACCCGGCGGCATCGATGGCCCGCATGATGTACTGGAAGGCTTCCTTGTGGCTCTTGAGATTCGGTGCGAAACCGCCCTCGTCGCCCACCGAGGTGATGTGCTTGTCCTTGGTCAGGATGCCCTTCAGGGCATGAAAGGTTTCCGCGCCCATGCGCAGGGCTTCGGAAAAGGACTCGGCTCCCAGGGGCAAAATCATGAATTCCTGGATGTCCAGGTTGTTGGGCGCGTGGGCTCCGCCGTTCATGATGTTCATCATCGGCACCGGCAGAATTTTGGCGTTCACCCCGCCCAGGTACTGAAACAGAGGCAGACCCAGATAATTGGCCGCGGCCCGGGCTGTGGCCATGGACACGCCCAGCAGGGCATTGGCCCCCAGCCGGGATTTATTCTCCGTGCCATCCAGATCCAACAGGGCCTGATCTACCCTGAGCTGGCTCAAGGCATCCAGACCGATCACCGAGTCCGCGATTTCCTCACGCACGTGCTCCACCGCGGTCATTACGCCCTTGCCGCCGTAGCGGCGCGGGTCGTTGTCGCGCATCTCCAAGGCTTCCCTGGTACCGGTGGAAGCTCCGGAAGGCACGGCCGAACGCCCGGTGGCACCGGACTCCAGGGAGACTTCCACCTCCACCGTGGGGTTTCCGCGAGAATCAAGAATTTCCCTGGCCCAAACGCCGACAATGGTGCTACTCATACAAATACTCCTTTTCGTAACATGTGTGCATTATCCAAAGAGGTCTTCATCAGTCCTCGCATCAACAAGTCCGGTTGGTAGTGATCGATCCCGGAACAAACCTCCACCAGCGCCTTTGCCGGCCCGCCGGTGACCACCACCTCCACGGGCGACGCCAGTTGGGCCTTCAAGCGGACGCAGAGCCCCTCCACCATGGCTGCGAACCCGAAAACCATCCCGTTGCGCAAACTTTCCGCGGTGCTCTGGCCAATGCGCGGGCCGTGCCGGACGTCGTCCAGGGCGATGGTCGGCAACTTGGCGGTTTTCGAAGCCAGGGCCGCAGCCGAGGAATACAGCCCGGGACAGATCAACCCACCTAAATAGGCGCTATCCTGAATGCAGTCAAAGGTCGTGGCCGTGCCGAAGTCCACCACGATCAACGAACGGCTGGAAAAAAGCGAACGGGCCGCGTACCCGGCCACCAGCCGGTCCGCGCCCACCTCGTGGGGCCGGGCATAACGGTTTTCCAGGGGCAAAGGTAGGTCCTCGGGCACGAAGAACACCGGGCAGCCGCAGAACCGCTCCCCGGCGGCCCGAACCAACTCGCCCACCGGCGGAACCACGGAACAGACCACCCACCCCGATACGTCCCCCGAGCGCAACCCGTGCAGCCCAAGAATCTGCACGATCCGCAACCCCCAGGCGTCGGCCGTGGAGTCACGACTGGTGGGTAGGCTGTAAGTCCCAAGGATCGTATCGTCGCGCACCACGCCGATCTTGGTGTTCGTGTTGCCGATGTCCAGCAAAAGCAGATGAGGCATGGGGAAAGAGGGCGGGATTGATGGTTGCGGAAGAAAAATCAATGAATGAAAAGCTGGGAAATGACAAGGGGCGGCTCGCCTCGGACACGCCAAAACAAAGTGGCCTCGACACGAAACCGTGCCGAGGCCGCTGGTTCATGAATCCCGATTGTCGGGCCTCACGTTTATTGTGCGCGACGGTTCAGATCCCAGACCAGATCCGCTTCCGGAAGCAACGGGAGATACCCCAACCATTTGTGGGAATCTAGGTGCTCCTGGCTTTGTTGCAACTTGCGGCTATGCTCCTTGATCGGCGGGACGATGTCCTTGATGTCGCCTTCCAGGTTCCGAGCTATGCCGTAGTTGGTGGCCTGCATGGCGTAGTTCACGGCCTGTTGACTGGCCTGCTGCGAACGGGCCAGGGTTTCCAGGGCCTTGGCCGGGTTATGAAAGCCGGCGCTGTTTTCCGCGGAGACCCAGTCCCAGAACATGCCGCCCTTGCGGACTCGCTCGCGAGCCTGGATCATCAATTGGTCGAAATCCGGCCGCTTGAAGCCTTCGTATTCACTGGCCAAGCGCACGGCTTCGTGGGCTTTCACCGAAAATTCCTGAGCAGCCAGCAGTTGATCCCAAGTCCGCTTCTGGGTGTAGATCACCCGTTCCTTCAGGTACTCTGGGGATTTATCCGCATGGCACTGACCGCAGGCGCTCTTGATCATTTCCGGAGATTTCAGTGGGGAGGTCCAGCGGTGCGAGGAAATCTTCTTCTTCCCGTCCAGTCGACGATAATTCATGTGGCAGTCGGCACAGGCCACGCCGGCCGCCCCATGCGGGCCGTCATACCAATTTTCGTACTCGGGGTGCTGGATCTTGATCATTGGCGTGTCGGAAACCGTGTGGGTCCAGTCGATGAAATGGCCTTCAAACCCTTCGCGGGTCGTAGAGCCGTGATCCTTGTAGTATTCGTAGACATTCTCCGGATCCATGCCCAGGTCCCAAGGAAAGATCGGCTTGGCCGGAGCACCGAACTTCTTGTCCTGGAAATAGTATTCCACGTGACACTGGGCGCAGACCAGGGAACGCATCTCGTTGCGTGAGGCTTCCCGCCAATCCTTGCCCTGGCGCTTCAGGGCCTCGTCCAACGGGACGCTGGTGATCCGTAGGTCCATGTTTTCCGGATCGTGGCAGGTGGCGCAACCGATGGTATGGTCGTCCATGTCCACTTCCTCGCGAAACTGGTGGAATTCCATGGCCCAAAAATCGTCGCCGTACTCGGGAATCCACTCCACCATTTTGGTGGTCTTGCAGTTGTAGCAGGTGGACGGCAGCCCGGCTTGCTCGCTGTAGCGGTTGATCCGGTCGATGTCCAAAACGTCGTGCAAGGCGTAGGTATGCCCGCGGGCCCGATTGTATTCGTAGCTGAAGGGATAGCCCATCCAAAGGTTTTTCAGATAGGGCTGACAGTATTTCCAGCCTTTGGGCGGATCCTCGCACAAGTGTTTTTCATGGGGGATCGAGCCGGAATACTCGGTCATCTGGCTATCGTCGTTGTTTTCCAGAAACGTCCGGTAATGAACGGGGAAAAACTCTTCAAACGCGCTGTTCTTGATTTCCGTGGCCGCCAGCGTGGTCGTGTAAGACGGCGTGACCGGCTCAGACACCTCGGTACAGCTCACCAGAACCAAGACTCCAAGGACCACGGCCGCGCAACAGGCTGCGACAAGCATTTTATTCATCTGCCACCCTCCTTTCGGAAATCGGTAGTTTGGACATGTGCGGCACGGAGCGATGACAGTCCGTGCAGTACGGCTTGGCTTCGACCATCTTCTCGGAAACGTTCAAAATCGTCATGGAGTGACACCGGATGCAGCTGTCGTTGACCACGTCCTTGGTTTTGTCCGTTGTGTGGATGACGTCGAAAACATCTCCCAACGTGTTTTGATAAAAATCCTTGGTCCCAGCTCTGGCCTTGAATACAATCTTGGACACCCCCGTCTCCGGGGCATGGCATTCGTTGCAGGCCAGGTTGGCGTGGGGCGAGACTTGATGCGTCCGAACGGCCTCGTACATCACGTGGCAACCGCCGCAGAACTCCGGCTGATCCGTGACCTTCATGGAAAAGGCCATACCGGCATACAGCCCGGCACCGACGAGCAGCAGCACGAGTACGGCCACCTTCCCTCTACCGGGGGGTTGTACCATGATCCACCTCCAAGGATGACGGGTGAAATGATTCTCATGCCTATTGACAAAAGCAGACGACTCAATTTCAGTTTATTCAATACTAAGCATGAAACAAAAATGTAGGTCAAGGAGAAATTTAGTATCGAAAATTTGGTACAAACCATTTTACCCTCTATTTCACTCGGCCATTTTTCTCGTTGGATATTTTGACAAACTTCCTCTGGTCCTGGGGAGCCAGGGGCACCCGCCGGGCTTGTTAGGCGCGCCGATCTTCGGCAAAGTAGCAAGCGAACGTATTGGCTTACATACTGGCACATGCTCCCCAGCGCACCGTCTTTCCAGACTTTTTCAAAGCCAGGAGAAATCACCATGTACCGTCCGTTGCCCACCCCGGATGAAATGGCCCTTTGGGACGCCGCGGCCCAGCGCGACTACGGCTTGTTGCAGGAACTGCTCATGGAAAACGCCGCCCGAGAGGCCTTGGGCGTGCTGCTCCAAGAATACGGACCGGTGGAGGGAAAACAGGTCGTACTGTTGGCCGGTCCGGGCAACAACGGCGGAGACGCTTTTGCCCTGGCCCGGCATCTGGCAGACCGCGGCGCCCGGGTCAGCACGTTTCACGTCAAGCCGCCCGAGGCCTATACCGGCGCGTCGGCCTACCACCTGGACCTGCTGAACAAACTGCGCCTGCCCTTGGTCCCGTTGCCCGACGCCCACATCGACCATCTGCGCCGACCGGACATTCTGGTGGACGGCTTGTTGGGCACCGGTTTCCAGGGCGAACTTCGACCGGACTATCGGCAATGGGTCGAATACATCAACCGTCTGCCCAAAGAAGTCTTCGTCCTGTCCCTGGACATCCCCACGGGCCTGAACGGGCTGACCGGACGCCCCTCGCCGGTCGCGGTCCGGGCCTCGGCC harbors:
- a CDS encoding Fe-S-containing hydro-lyase, translated to MSFRTPRGGGTVSKEYRLQAPLRDEDVIQLKVGDRVLLSGIIYTARDAAHKKIIQALESGSELPFPLKGAVIYYVGPSPAPEGRPIGSAGPTTSYRMDSYTPRLHSLGVKATIGKGKRGQDVKDALVRHNAVYFGATGGAGALLSQRIESSKIIAFEDLGPEAVRELVVRDFPLLVVNDAFGGELYAKPNLPD
- a CDS encoding glycosyltransferase family 9 protein; protein product: MRTLVMNLTRFGDLLQTQPVIAGLRDQGRSAALICLDNFAGATQFLPDAEEVFALPGAGLLADLDRSWPTALERLAAWKRTVVGDHSASPLLNLTPVQSARLLARVLTTAPVSGFGLDDQGFGYYGNAWAAFLQTSTMNRGCSPFNLVDLMLRGADLPISGRDLELARPDQDVLDHLQAMLEGAASTTAASSRRGYVALQLGASEPRRQWPEEYFAQLGGLLWERFGLCPVLLGTAAERRLVDGYAAKTSAPFIDLTGRTSLPELAAALCHADLLVTNDTGTMHLAAGLGRPVAAIFLATAQPWDTGPYQENSLCLEPNLDCHPCAFGTTCDRQEECRHAITPEQAFELIRAHLLPQSDEDQPATAHPKSVRAWKTCRDAHVFLDLTALTGQETDPRTQWIRIQRHYYRQFLDQQSDIRPPDHLVSLPSEARAQILASLEQAVAMLRILESQAQVLATAPLPKIKQKFMAYWERLQAHWQADPFFAVLGRLWLTESQDQGRDIAQILRLTRRYLTLTLAWKDAFDRQ
- the folD gene encoding bifunctional methylenetetrahydrofolate dehydrogenase/methenyltetrahydrofolate cyclohydrolase FolD codes for the protein MILDGKRTAAAMREELRREVADLAASRGLSPGLAVILVGDDPASQVYVRNKERACAEVGIVSRSLRLPGDVTQDHLEGLIRDLNADRTIHGILLQLPLPRRLEAQRCLELIDPKKDVDGFHPENMGRLTLGLPGLRPCTPAGVLELLARYDLSVAGKKAVVVGRSNIVGKPLALLLAQPHAQGNATVTLCHSRTPDLAGEMRRADFLFLAVGRPRFATADMVAPGAVVVDVGINRTDQGLVGDADFDALRDQVAAITPVPGGIGPMTIAQLLRNTVQAYAEK
- the eno gene encoding phosphopyruvate hydratase, which encodes MSSTIVGVWAREILDSRGNPTVEVEVSLESGATGRSAVPSGASTGTREALEMRDNDPRRYGGKGVMTAVEHVREEIADSVIGLDALSQLRVDQALLDLDGTENKSRLGANALLGVSMATARAAANYLGLPLFQYLGGVNAKILPVPMMNIMNGGAHAPNNLDIQEFMILPLGAESFSEALRMGAETFHALKGILTKDKHITSVGDEGGFAPNLKSHKEAFQYIMRAIDAAGYQPGVEIALAIDSAASEFYKDGKYVLSGENLRLSSEELIDYYSQFTQEFPLISIEDGHAEGDWDGWRKMTLAFEDRIQIVGDDIFVTNPDILAEGIQEGIANAILIKLNQIGTVTETLDTIELAKSASYGTVISHRSGETEDAFIADLAVGLNSGQIKTGSLCRSDRLAKYNQLLRIEEVLEEQGAYFGPSMIAQWLDVESEEGDA
- a CDS encoding type III pantothenate kinase, yielding MPHLLLLDIGNTNTKIGVVRDDTILGTYSLPTSRDSTADAWGLRIVQILGLHGLRSGDVSGWVVCSVVPPVGELVRAAGERFCGCPVFFVPEDLPLPLENRYARPHEVGADRLVAGYAARSLFSSRSLIVVDFGTATTFDCIQDSAYLGGLICPGLYSSAAALASKTAKLPTIALDDVRHGPRIGQSTAESLRNGMVFGFAAMVEGLCVRLKAQLASPVEVVVTGGPAKALVEVCSGIDHYQPDLLMRGLMKTSLDNAHMLRKGVFV
- a CDS encoding ammonia-forming cytochrome c nitrite reductase subunit c552; amino-acid sequence: MNKMLVAACCAAVVLGVLVLVSCTEVSEPVTPSYTTTLAATEIKNSAFEEFFPVHYRTFLENNDDSQMTEYSGSIPHEKHLCEDPPKGWKYCQPYLKNLWMGYPFSYEYNRARGHTYALHDVLDIDRINRYSEQAGLPSTCYNCKTTKMVEWIPEYGDDFWAMEFHQFREEVDMDDHTIGCATCHDPENMDLRITSVPLDEALKRQGKDWREASRNEMRSLVCAQCHVEYYFQDKKFGAPAKPIFPWDLGMDPENVYEYYKDHGSTTREGFEGHFIDWTHTVSDTPMIKIQHPEYENWYDGPHGAAGVACADCHMNYRRLDGKKKISSHRWTSPLKSPEMIKSACGQCHADKSPEYLKERVIYTQKRTWDQLLAAQEFSVKAHEAVRLASEYEGFKRPDFDQLMIQARERVRKGGMFWDWVSAENSAGFHNPAKALETLARSQQASQQAVNYAMQATNYGIARNLEGDIKDIVPPIKEHSRKLQQSQEHLDSHKWLGYLPLLPEADLVWDLNRRAQ
- a CDS encoding NapC/NirT family cytochrome c — translated: MVQPPGRGKVAVLVLLLVGAGLYAGMAFSMKVTDQPEFCGGCHVMYEAVRTHQVSPHANLACNECHAPETGVSKIVFKARAGTKDFYQNTLGDVFDVIHTTDKTKDVVNDSCIRCHSMTILNVSEKMVEAKPYCTDCHRSVPHMSKLPISERRVADE